GGGAACATATATCCGTTCACTTGGACTTCTCATCGCAAAAAAGCTAGGTCTTGAAGCTGGTAGCCTAAGTGCACTTGAGAGACTTTGTGAAGGACAGTTTGTTTATGAAAATGAAAGGGCTTTGGATATTAAAAAATCTTTAGCCTTAGAACAAAACTATTATCTGGGAGATCCTGACAATCTAAAATTTGGAAGAGTTCTTGCTTTAGAAGATTTCAAAATACAAAATGAAGGGACGTATTTTATCGACAACAGCGATAATATTTCAATCATCACTATAAAAGATGGTTTAGTAAAATATGAATTAGGGAAAATAGAATGTTAGTATTAGCAAGAAAAGTGGATGAATCTATTTTAATAGGCGATAATATTGAAGTTAAAGTAATATCGGTTGAAAACGGAGTTGTAAAACTCGGTATCGATGCACCCAAAGATGTTTCAATTTTGCGGGATGAACTTGCACGTGAAGTGGCCCTGAGTAATAAAGCTGCACTTCATGGCGGAGATGAAGATGAACTAAAATCTTTAGGAGAATTGCTGAAAAAGCAAAAGTGATGAAAAAATATAAAGCGTATGCTAAAGTCAATATTTTTCTAAAAATTACAGGTAAAAGAGATAACTACCATGAAATTATTTCCCGTTTCATGAGAGTAGATACTCTTTACGATGAACTCTCTTTTGTTTCAAAGTCAGATCTAAATGCCAAAATGAATGATTTTACGATCATTGGAGAGTTTGACTGCGAGACAAAACAAAATACGATCTATAAAGCGTATATGGCACTTAAAGAGTTTA
This is a stretch of genomic DNA from Sulfurimonas sp. C5. It encodes these proteins:
- the csrA gene encoding carbon storage regulator CsrA; this translates as MLVLARKVDESILIGDNIEVKVISVENGVVKLGIDAPKDVSILRDELAREVALSNKAALHGGDEDELKSLGELLKKQK